From the genome of Candidatus Desulfarcum epimagneticum, one region includes:
- a CDS encoding conserved hypothetical protein (Evidence 4 : Unknown function but conserved in other organisms) encodes MSAYVVSNLARVRGGRNILDIASLEIDRGKMYAVKGPNGAGKTSLLEILAFLDAPDSGRMVYEGVRVNFSSRPLLGRLRKEASLVEQSPIMFTCSVFKNVEFGLKARKVEKSARRRAAARALEMVGMERLAHAPAHRLSGGETQRVALARAMAVMPRVLICDEPTSSVDAKNKAAIMDILRRANEKDGVTVIFATHDHDRSLAAAHHTLTLEYGKITNLR; translated from the coding sequence ATGAGCGCCTACGTTGTCTCAAATCTCGCGCGGGTCCGGGGGGGACGAAACATTCTGGACATCGCCTCCCTTGAGATCGACCGGGGAAAAATGTACGCGGTCAAGGGCCCCAACGGCGCCGGAAAGACCTCGCTTCTGGAAATTCTGGCCTTTCTGGACGCCCCGGACTCGGGCCGGATGGTCTATGAGGGCGTCCGGGTGAATTTTTCCTCCCGGCCTCTGCTGGGGCGTTTGAGAAAAGAGGCGTCTTTGGTGGAGCAAAGCCCCATCATGTTCACCTGTTCGGTTTTCAAAAACGTGGAGTTCGGGCTCAAAGCCCGGAAAGTGGAGAAAAGCGCCCGGCGGCGGGCCGCCGCGCGCGCGCTTGAAATGGTGGGAATGGAAAGGCTCGCCCACGCCCCGGCCCATCGTCTTTCCGGCGGCGAAACCCAGCGGGTGGCGCTGGCCCGGGCCATGGCCGTCATGCCCCGGGTCCTGATATGCGACGAGCCCACCTCCAGTGTGGACGCGAAAAACAAGGCGGCCATCATGGACATCCTCCGGCGGGCCAACGAAAAAGACGGCGTCACCGTCATTTTCGCCACCCACGACCATGACCGGTCCCTGGCGGCGGCCCATCACACCCTGACCCTGGAGTACGGAAAAATCACGAATCTCCGCTGA
- a CDS encoding Very short patch repair endonuclease: MDTVTPKERSRIMAKVKGSGNKSTEQRLISLFKELGIKGWRRGYPLLGKPDFVFPKARLAVFVDGCFWHGCRDHCRLPSNNQDYWMSKIQRNVERDRLVSRKLAEKNWRVIRVWEHALKKGRHEKKLNEIKQAVDGISGDS, translated from the coding sequence ATGGACACCGTGACCCCCAAAGAGCGGTCCCGAATCATGGCGAAAGTCAAAGGATCGGGGAACAAATCCACCGAGCAAAGACTCATATCCCTGTTTAAGGAATTGGGAATCAAGGGCTGGAGAAGGGGCTATCCTCTTTTGGGAAAGCCGGATTTCGTCTTTCCAAAGGCCCGGCTGGCGGTGTTTGTGGACGGATGCTTCTGGCACGGATGCCGGGACCACTGCCGCCTTCCCTCAAACAACCAGGACTACTGGATGTCCAAAATTCAGCGCAATGTGGAGCGGGACCGCCTGGTGAGCCGGAAGCTGGCGGAAAAAAACTGGCGGGTGATCCGCGTGTGGGAGCATGCGCTGAAAAAGGGCCGCCATGAGAAAAAATTAAACGAGATCAAACAGGCCGTGGACGGGATCAGCGGAGATTCGTGA
- the aroA gene encoding 3-phosphoshikimate 1-carboxyvinyltransferase, whose translation MIFFARNTYNGPKKTSKKKAPKMKKMIRPGPVRGTVPAPASKSLAQRAAAIAALTRGETRILNFSTCRDSAAALAVSKDLGAGVRVLGDRVTVRGGLNPRTRLIHCGESGLCMRLFSAVAALWDGDITLDGLAPLRKRPISMAEAPLRRLGARVESAGGFPPLKVRGPLQGGEAHVDGSVTSQFLTGLLIGAPLAPGDSTLTVSGLKSAPYVDMTLEIIHAFGVKIHREGDRFLIPGNQAYRPREYRLEGDWSAASFFLVAGALAGDVSVTGLSADSAQADRAILSLLKAAGANVQRIPDGFRAMKKELRPFEFDASHCPDLFPPAAALAAHCPGESRIKGAGRLVFKESHRGRALEAELGKLGARIRTDLDVMVIEGGGLEGGEAFSRGDHRIAMSLSVAALAARGPSTIEGAGCVAKSYPNFYADLNGIMEDEK comes from the coding sequence TTGATATTTTTTGCCCGCAACACTTATAATGGCCCCAAAAAAACATCAAAAAAGAAAGCGCCCAAAATGAAAAAAATGATCCGGCCCGGCCCGGTCAGGGGAACGGTCCCGGCCCCGGCCTCCAAGAGCCTGGCCCAAAGGGCCGCGGCCATCGCCGCTTTGACCCGGGGGGAGACCCGTATTTTGAATTTTTCCACGTGCCGGGACTCGGCGGCGGCCCTGGCCGTTTCAAAGGACCTGGGCGCCGGGGTCCGGGTTTTGGGAGACCGCGTGACGGTCCGGGGCGGTTTGAATCCCCGGACCCGTCTGATTCACTGCGGGGAATCCGGGCTTTGCATGAGACTGTTTTCGGCCGTGGCCGCGCTGTGGGATGGAGACATCACCCTGGACGGGCTCGCGCCCCTCAGAAAACGGCCCATCTCCATGGCCGAGGCCCCTCTCAGGCGTCTGGGCGCCCGGGTTGAAAGCGCCGGGGGATTTCCCCCGCTCAAAGTCCGGGGACCGCTTCAGGGGGGCGAGGCCCATGTGGACGGTTCCGTCACCTCCCAGTTCCTCACGGGTCTTCTCATCGGCGCGCCCCTGGCCCCCGGGGACTCCACGCTCACGGTGTCCGGCCTTAAAAGCGCGCCCTATGTGGACATGACCCTTGAGATCATCCACGCCTTCGGCGTGAAAATCCACCGGGAAGGGGACCGCTTTCTGATCCCGGGAAACCAGGCCTACCGGCCCCGGGAATATCGCCTGGAGGGCGACTGGAGCGCCGCGTCTTTTTTTCTCGTGGCCGGGGCCCTGGCCGGGGACGTTTCCGTGACCGGCCTGTCGGCGGATTCGGCGCAGGCGGACCGGGCGATTTTAAGTCTTCTCAAGGCCGCGGGCGCGAATGTTCAAAGGATCCCGGACGGATTCAGGGCCATGAAAAAAGAATTGAGGCCCTTTGAGTTCGACGCCTCCCACTGCCCGGACCTGTTTCCCCCGGCGGCGGCTCTGGCCGCTCACTGCCCGGGCGAGTCCCGGATCAAAGGGGCCGGGCGGCTGGTTTTCAAAGAAAGCCACCGGGGGCGGGCGCTGGAGGCGGAGCTGGGAAAACTCGGCGCCCGGATTCGGACGGATTTGGACGTCATGGTCATTGAGGGGGGCGGCCTTGAGGGCGGGGAAGCCTTTTCCCGGGGGGACCATCGAATCGCCATGTCCCTTTCCGTGGCCGCGCTGGCGGCCCGGGGGCCCTCGACGATTGAGGGCGCCGGGTGCGTGGCCAAGTCTTACCCGAATTTTTACGCCGACTTGAATGGAATAATGGAGGACGAAAAATGA
- the aroC gene encoding Chorismate synthase, which produces MNSFGRVFKVSLFGASHGPCVGALIDGCPPGISLAPTDFEKDLSRRKSAAPGTTPRREPDAPIFLSGLFEGRSTGAPIAVMFENRDVSSKDYDRFKQVPRPGHADFAAMKKYRGFNDHRGGGMFSGRMTVALTAAGVVAKKTLPGIGFSAALIRAGGRSDIGAAVGEAMAEGDSVGGLIECRISNVPVGLGEPFFDSAESVISHMVFAIPAVKGIEFGAGFAAAAMKGSRHNDPLADPGGRTLANHAGGISGGISNGNDMVFRVAVKPTPSIARPQKTLDLSSGKMTRLEIKGRHDACAALRAPVVVEAAAAIALADLSLLFYSVSESRE; this is translated from the coding sequence ATGAACAGTTTCGGCCGGGTATTTAAAGTGTCCCTGTTCGGCGCCTCCCACGGCCCCTGCGTGGGGGCGCTCATTGACGGCTGTCCGCCGGGGATTTCCCTGGCGCCGACGGATTTCGAGAAAGATTTAAGCCGGAGAAAAAGCGCCGCGCCGGGAACCACGCCTCGCCGGGAGCCCGACGCGCCCATTTTTTTAAGCGGTTTGTTTGAGGGGCGCTCCACCGGCGCCCCCATCGCCGTGATGTTTGAAAACCGGGATGTCTCGTCAAAGGATTACGACCGGTTCAAACAGGTTCCCCGGCCCGGGCACGCCGATTTCGCGGCGATGAAAAAATACCGGGGATTCAACGACCATCGCGGCGGAGGGATGTTTTCCGGAAGAATGACCGTCGCGCTGACGGCGGCCGGGGTGGTGGCCAAAAAGACGCTGCCGGGAATCGGGTTTTCGGCCGCGCTGATCCGGGCCGGGGGCCGTTCGGACATCGGGGCCGCCGTGGGGGAGGCCATGGCGGAGGGAGACTCCGTCGGCGGACTCATCGAGTGCCGGATTTCCAACGTTCCCGTGGGCCTGGGGGAGCCATTTTTCGATTCGGCGGAATCGGTGATCAGCCATATGGTGTTCGCCATTCCGGCCGTGAAAGGCATTGAGTTCGGCGCCGGATTCGCGGCCGCCGCCATGAAGGGAAGCCGGCACAACGACCCCCTGGCCGACCCCGGGGGCCGAACCCTCGCCAATCATGCCGGGGGAATCTCCGGGGGCATTTCAAACGGCAACGACATGGTCTTTCGCGTGGCCGTCAAACCCACCCCCAGCATCGCCAGGCCCCAGAAAACCCTGGACCTCTCCTCCGGGAAGATGACCCGGCTGGAAATCAAAGGGCGTCACGACGCGTGCGCGGCCCTTCGGGCGCCTGTGGTGGTGGAGGCCGCCGCCGCCATCGCGCTTGCGGATTTGTCTCTTCTTTTTTATTCGGTGTCGGAATCCCGGGAATGA
- a CDS encoding conserved hypothetical protein (Evidence 4 : Unknown function but conserved in other organisms) encodes MIAFDLKCGNGHVFEGWFEDGAAFEKQLEEGMISCPVCSDISIEKTLSAFSIKSGSARAKKDARIGMERIARHLSDFVKENFDDVGCDFAGEALKMHYGAAEPRSIRGTSTAEEEENLKKEGVPFLKTPVFHSRDSDTE; translated from the coding sequence ATGATAGCTTTTGACTTAAAATGCGGGAACGGCCATGTGTTTGAGGGCTGGTTTGAAGACGGCGCCGCCTTTGAGAAGCAGCTGGAGGAAGGCATGATCTCCTGTCCCGTTTGCAGCGACATATCCATTGAAAAAACCCTGTCGGCCTTTTCCATCAAGTCCGGAAGCGCCCGGGCCAAAAAAGACGCCAGGATCGGCATGGAGAGGATCGCCCGCCATTTAAGCGATTTCGTGAAAGAAAATTTTGACGATGTGGGATGTGATTTCGCCGGCGAGGCCTTGAAAATGCATTACGGGGCCGCCGAGCCCCGGAGCATCCGGGGCACCAGCACGGCGGAGGAAGAGGAAAATTTAAAAAAGGAGGGCGTTCCTTTCTTAAAGACGCCTGTTTTTCATTCCCGGGATTCCGACACCGAATAA
- the dnaJ gene encoding Chaperone protein DnaJ — protein sequence MSRKNPLTSAGNQMTEKRDYYEVLNVGRDASEADLKKSYRKLAIKYHPDKNPGDPESEEKFKEAAEAYDVLSDSRKRRIYDQYGHEGLEGRGFSGFRGFEDIFSNFGDIFEDFFGFSGSRRSSDGSRPGRDLQYNMGLDFMEAVFGADKEIDIEKMGRCPDCGGDGRREGTDVEKCPECGGSGATLRSQGFFTLQTKCSRCRGKGFHIPHPCKKCRGRGQVAEKKKVSVSIPAGVDTGSRLRLTGEGEDGLRGGPPGDLYVVIHVSPHDFFHRENTDVICQVEISFLQAILGDQIEVPTLDGKKALKIPRGTQHGDLFMFRGEGIPSLRTRQRGDQKIYVGVKIPKSVTKKQERLLKEFKKLESKKISKKIKKILKSGT from the coding sequence TTGTCCAGAAAAAACCCTTTGACATCCGCCGGAAACCAAATGACTGAAAAACGTGACTATTATGAAGTTTTGAATGTGGGTCGGGACGCCTCGGAAGCCGATCTGAAAAAAAGCTACCGAAAACTGGCCATCAAATACCACCCGGACAAAAACCCGGGAGACCCGGAGTCCGAAGAAAAATTCAAAGAGGCCGCGGAGGCCTACGATGTGCTGTCCGATTCCCGAAAACGCCGCATATACGACCAGTACGGCCATGAAGGGCTGGAAGGAAGAGGGTTTTCCGGTTTCCGGGGCTTTGAGGATATTTTTTCGAATTTCGGGGACATCTTTGAGGATTTTTTCGGATTCAGCGGCTCCCGGCGCTCCTCCGACGGCTCCCGGCCCGGTCGCGATCTCCAATACAACATGGGCCTTGACTTCATGGAGGCGGTCTTTGGCGCGGACAAGGAGATCGACATCGAAAAAATGGGCCGGTGCCCGGACTGCGGGGGAGACGGCCGCCGGGAGGGAACCGACGTCGAGAAGTGCCCCGAGTGCGGGGGCAGCGGCGCCACGTTGCGGTCCCAGGGGTTTTTCACCCTCCAGACCAAGTGCTCCCGGTGCCGGGGAAAGGGTTTTCATATTCCCCACCCGTGCAAAAAATGCCGGGGCCGGGGTCAGGTGGCGGAGAAAAAAAAGGTGTCCGTGTCCATCCCCGCCGGCGTGGACACCGGCTCCAGGCTCCGTCTCACCGGGGAGGGAGAGGACGGACTGCGCGGCGGCCCTCCCGGGGATTTGTATGTGGTCATCCATGTCAGTCCCCATGATTTTTTTCACCGCGAAAACACGGATGTGATCTGTCAGGTGGAGATTTCTTTTCTGCAGGCCATCCTGGGGGATCAAATCGAGGTCCCCACGCTTGACGGCAAAAAGGCTCTGAAAATTCCCCGGGGAACCCAGCACGGGGACCTTTTTATGTTCCGGGGGGAGGGAATTCCGTCTTTGAGGACCCGGCAGAGGGGAGATCAGAAAATTTACGTGGGTGTGAAAATCCCCAAAAGCGTCACCAAAAAACAGGAACGCCTTCTCAAAGAGTTTAAAAAGCTGGAATCCAAAAAAATTTCCAAAAAAATCAAAAAAATTCTAAAAAGCGGGACATAA
- a CDS encoding 6-carboxy-5,6,7,8-tetrahydropterin synthase, whose protein sequence is MFELTVKNRFAAAHQLKMVSQKCENLHGHNWEVEVCLAGESLDSAGVLMDFGEIKHMVADIMADLDHKFLNELECFPDQNPSSEHIAVYIAERMTGKVKNPGVSVRRVTVWESPGSGAAYIPPE, encoded by the coding sequence ATGTTTGAATTAACGGTTAAAAACCGCTTCGCGGCGGCCCATCAGCTCAAAATGGTGTCTCAGAAATGCGAAAACCTCCACGGCCACAACTGGGAGGTGGAGGTCTGCCTGGCCGGGGAATCCCTGGATTCGGCCGGGGTGCTCATGGATTTCGGAGAAATCAAACACATGGTCGCGGATATCATGGCTGATCTGGACCATAAATTTTTAAACGAGCTGGAGTGTTTCCCGGACCAAAACCCCTCATCGGAACACATCGCCGTTTACATTGCGGAGCGGATGACGGGAAAAGTGAAAAATCCCGGCGTGTCGGTGAGACGCGTCACGGTCTGGGAATCCCCGGGTTCCGGGGCCGCGTATATCCCGCCCGAGTGA
- the rpsF gene encoding 30S ribosomal protein S6 encodes MRRYETIIIIDPDIDAQEQSAATERLEGLIPDHGGFLVKTDRWGSRKLAYEIRKKTTGLYTLIDYCGTSELVNEMERFCKIDERIMKYITVLTDKEPDVDAIKEDMEREKEEKEKKEAEAAEAKAKASEPKPAPVEDEVEKKDAPPPGDEADKPEETAAEEKGE; translated from the coding sequence ATGCGAAGGTACGAAACCATCATCATCATAGACCCCGACATCGACGCTCAGGAACAGTCGGCGGCCACTGAACGGCTGGAGGGTCTGATTCCCGACCATGGGGGATTTCTCGTCAAGACCGACCGATGGGGCTCCCGGAAGCTGGCCTATGAAATCCGGAAAAAAACCACCGGCCTCTACACGCTCATTGATTACTGCGGAACCAGCGAGCTGGTCAATGAAATGGAGCGGTTCTGCAAAATTGATGAGCGGATCATGAAGTACATCACGGTTCTGACCGACAAAGAGCCGGACGTGGACGCCATCAAAGAGGACATGGAACGGGAAAAGGAAGAAAAAGAAAAAAAAGAAGCCGAAGCCGCGGAAGCGAAGGCAAAGGCGTCGGAGCCCAAGCCGGCCCCGGTTGAGGATGAAGTCGAAAAGAAAGACGCGCCGCCCCCTGGGGATGAGGCGGACAAACCCGAGGAAACAGCAGCCGAAGAAAAGGGGGAATAA
- the rpsR gene encoding 30S ribosomal protein S18 produces the protein MAFNRSGRPGPKKRKRRIYHRRKVCRFCADSSLVIDYKNPKMFRYFITERGKIMPRRISGTCAKHQRSLSHAIKRARAIALLPYVGNTNF, from the coding sequence ATGGCGTTTAACAGATCCGGCCGTCCGGGGCCCAAGAAAAGAAAAAGAAGAATCTATCACCGCCGCAAGGTGTGCCGCTTCTGCGCGGACTCCAGCCTGGTGATTGATTATAAGAACCCCAAAATGTTCCGTTACTTTATCACGGAGCGGGGGAAAATTATGCCCAGGCGAATTTCGGGAACCTGCGCCAAGCATCAGCGCTCTTTGAGCCATGCCATTAAGCGCGCCCGCGCCATCGCGCTGCTTCCGTATGTGGGAAACACCAATTTCTGA
- a CDS encoding conserved membrane hypothetical protein (Evidence 4 : Unknown function but conserved in other organisms), translated as MAQDVDGPAPRDVLTGAALIFFCVLISMGIPLAGIFSYVLIPAPVLFYRLKLGRRLGAAIPAAAFLLLAALSRDFSFRIFFTGELLLAGFVMGELLRLNLSIEKTALYACVGIMGTGLAAILFYSGVSSHSIYSLVSAYVSENLNFALEMMGEMDMPEDSRLEMIRSFEGMKAVLLRVLPGLAAVFVLFMVWANILTARVLLKARGIPHTDFGPLNLWKAPEFMVWAVIGCGIIVFIPMDPGNAVKTLCVNLLLILTAVYFFQGIAVISHFFERKKFSRGLKIFAFSMIAVWQALFFVVAGLGFFDLWANFRKLETGESKKGGD; from the coding sequence GTGGCTCAAGATGTTGACGGCCCGGCGCCCAGGGATGTCCTGACCGGCGCCGCGCTGATTTTTTTCTGTGTCCTGATATCCATGGGAATACCCCTGGCGGGAATATTCAGCTATGTCCTGATTCCCGCCCCGGTTTTGTTTTACCGGCTCAAACTGGGGCGCCGCCTGGGCGCCGCCATACCGGCGGCGGCGTTTTTGCTCCTCGCGGCCCTCAGTCGGGATTTTTCTTTCAGGATTTTTTTCACAGGCGAGCTTCTGCTGGCGGGCTTTGTCATGGGCGAGCTTTTGAGACTGAATCTTTCCATTGAAAAAACCGCCCTATACGCCTGCGTCGGCATCATGGGGACCGGACTGGCGGCGATTTTATTTTACAGCGGCGTTTCGAGCCATTCCATTTATTCCCTGGTGTCGGCCTACGTGTCCGAAAATTTGAATTTCGCCCTCGAGATGATGGGGGAAATGGACATGCCCGAAGACAGCCGCCTGGAGATGATCCGCTCTTTTGAGGGCATGAAGGCTGTTTTGCTCCGGGTCCTGCCCGGACTGGCCGCTGTTTTTGTTCTGTTCATGGTCTGGGCCAATATTCTGACGGCCAGGGTTCTTTTGAAAGCAAGGGGGATTCCGCACACGGATTTCGGACCGCTCAACCTCTGGAAGGCGCCGGAGTTTATGGTCTGGGCCGTCATCGGATGCGGGATCATCGTCTTTATCCCCATGGACCCGGGCAATGCCGTCAAGACGCTTTGCGTGAACCTGCTTTTGATTTTAACGGCGGTCTATTTTTTCCAGGGGATCGCCGTGATTTCCCATTTTTTTGAACGAAAAAAATTTTCCAGGGGTTTGAAAATTTTCGCCTTTTCCATGATCGCGGTGTGGCAGGCCCTTTTTTTCGTGGTGGCCGGACTCGGATTTTTTGATCTGTGGGCGAATTTTCGCAAACTGGAGACCGGGGAGTCAAAAAAAGGCGGGGACTGA
- the rplI gene encoding 50S ribosomal subunit protein L9 (Evidence 2a : Function from experimental evidences in other organisms; PubMedId : 10094780, 10756104, 12809609, 3528756, 9298646, 9600841; Product type s : structure): MKVILKETISSLGIIGSEVSVADGYARNYLFPQDKAVSATKANRKIMERDKAKFELQFAKEKEMAAQMAERIEGIECEIKAKVSDEDRLYGSVSVRDILSALADMDIEIEKRMVMLPEPIKTIGTFKVPIRVYPDVEPEVSVNVVPAE; the protein is encoded by the coding sequence ATGAAAGTGATATTGAAAGAAACCATCAGCTCACTGGGCATCATCGGCAGCGAGGTTTCCGTGGCCGACGGATACGCCCGGAACTACCTGTTTCCCCAGGATAAAGCGGTGTCGGCCACAAAGGCCAACCGGAAAATCATGGAGAGGGACAAGGCCAAATTCGAGCTTCAGTTCGCCAAAGAAAAAGAGATGGCCGCCCAGATGGCGGAAAGAATCGAGGGGATCGAGTGCGAGATCAAGGCCAAAGTCAGCGACGAAGACCGTCTGTACGGGTCGGTTTCGGTTCGGGACATCCTCAGCGCCCTGGCGGACATGGACATTGAGATCGAAAAGAGAATGGTGATGCTTCCCGAGCCCATCAAGACCATCGGAACCTTTAAGGTGCCCATCCGGGTTTACCCGGATGTGGAGCCTGAAGTCAGCGTCAACGTGGTTCCGGCTGAGTAG
- the dnaC gene encoding Replicative DNA helicase, with protein MAVKTKSAGTRDPSLHALPPRSIEAEESILSAILINNDTLFDVVEILAPEDFYRKSHQEIYAGICELFKRNEPIDLVTLTTALKEDGRLEEVGGAAYVAGLMDTAPVAANARHYARIIHDKACLRQLIKKTHDISVACFEDRGDVDEVIDMAETAIFEISERKIKPAFYPIHRIIDDNIDALEERQGNKTLITGIPTGFSKLDELTSGLQNSDLIILAGRPAMGKTAFALNIARNVAVNENIPVAVFSLEMAKEQLSLRLLCSEARIDSNRLRSGFFSKDDWSRVTEAAGTMSGAPIYIDDSPDISSMEIRAKSRRLKMEVDLGLIIIDYIQLMKGRSLAERRDLEISEMSRSLKILAKELNVPVVALSQLNRKLEERVDKRPQLSDLRESGALEQDADVVAFIFRDEVYNPSEDNPNKGTAEILLRKQRNGPTGEARLKFFGAYTRFENLSEGYEAGGTS; from the coding sequence ATGGCCGTGAAAACAAAAAGCGCCGGGACCCGGGATCCCTCCCTCCACGCGCTCCCGCCCCGGAGCATTGAGGCCGAGGAGTCTATTTTAAGCGCCATTTTAATCAACAACGACACCCTGTTCGACGTGGTTGAAATACTGGCGCCCGAGGACTTTTACCGAAAGTCCCACCAGGAGATATACGCCGGGATATGCGAGCTTTTCAAACGAAACGAGCCCATTGATCTGGTCACCCTGACCACGGCGCTCAAAGAGGACGGCCGTCTGGAGGAGGTCGGCGGCGCCGCCTACGTGGCCGGATTGATGGACACGGCGCCGGTGGCCGCCAACGCCCGTCACTACGCCCGGATCATACACGACAAGGCCTGTTTGCGGCAGCTGATCAAAAAAACCCATGACATCTCCGTGGCCTGCTTTGAAGACCGGGGGGATGTGGACGAGGTGATCGACATGGCCGAGACGGCCATCTTTGAAATATCTGAAAGAAAAATCAAGCCGGCCTTTTATCCCATCCACCGGATCATCGATGACAACATAGACGCCCTGGAGGAACGCCAGGGGAACAAAACCCTGATCACAGGCATTCCCACGGGTTTTTCCAAGCTCGACGAGCTGACCTCCGGCCTTCAGAACTCCGATCTCATCATCCTGGCCGGACGTCCGGCCATGGGCAAAACCGCCTTCGCGCTCAATATCGCCCGGAATGTGGCGGTGAACGAAAATATTCCGGTGGCGGTGTTTTCCCTGGAAATGGCCAAAGAGCAGCTTTCGCTTCGTCTTTTATGCTCCGAGGCCCGCATCGACTCCAACCGCTTGAGAAGCGGTTTTTTCAGCAAAGACGACTGGTCCCGGGTCACGGAAGCGGCCGGAACCATGTCAGGCGCCCCCATCTACATCGACGATTCCCCGGACATTTCATCCATGGAAATACGGGCCAAGTCCCGCCGCCTGAAAATGGAGGTGGACCTGGGCCTTATCATCATCGATTACATCCAGCTCATGAAAGGCCGATCCCTGGCTGAAAGAAGGGACCTGGAGATTTCGGAAATGTCCCGGTCCCTTAAGATACTGGCCAAGGAGCTGAATGTGCCGGTGGTGGCGCTTTCCCAGCTCAACCGGAAGCTGGAGGAAAGGGTGGACAAAAGGCCCCAGCTCTCGGATTTAAGGGAGTCCGGCGCCCTGGAGCAGGACGCCGATGTGGTGGCGTTCATTTTCCGGGACGAGGTGTACAACCCCTCCGAGGACAATCCCAACAAGGGAACGGCGGAAATTCTTTTGAGAAAACAGCGAAACGGCCCCACCGGCGAGGCCCGGCTGAAATTCTTCGGCGCCTACACCCGGTTTGAAAACCTTTCCGAAGGCTATGAGGCGGGCGGGACGTCCTGA
- a CDS encoding CopG family transcriptional regulator, producing MNPEYDFKKGKRGAVVQQKGKTRITMYIDDDVLREFRERADKSGRGYQTIINQVLREYLDKWGKPIDEEMLRRVIREELRLTAPPVVDGRIHV from the coding sequence ATGAATCCGGAATATGATTTTAAAAAAGGCAAAAGAGGGGCTGTTGTTCAGCAGAAAGGCAAAACCCGGATCACCATGTATATTGATGATGATGTGTTAAGAGAATTTCGAGAACGCGCGGATAAATCCGGTCGCGGTTATCAAACCATCATCAACCAGGTTTTGCGGGAATATCTGGATAAATGGGGAAAACCCATAGATGAGGAAATGTTGCGACGCGTGATCCGGGAAGAGTTGAGATTGACAGCGCCCCCAGTGGTGGACGGCCGGATTCATGTATAA
- a CDS encoding Enoyl-CoA hydratase, which yields MTQNENPADSPVLRKDENGVCHLTLNRPKAYNALSMGCMEALIAQFEALSKDPDIRVVIISGSGKGFCAGHDLKEMMGEGTEAFFEKTFATCSKMMTLIHTLPQPVIAKIHGIATAGGCQLVAVCDLAVAEEGARFATPGVNIGLFCSTPMVPLSRTVARKHALELLLMGDMISAQRACEMGLINRVTPQDELDAAVLEMAEKLASKSPLTLKIGKGAFYRQIDMTLHDAYDMCVKTIVGNMMTHDAQEGISAFMEKRKPTWTGT from the coding sequence ATGACCCAGAACGAAAATCCAGCCGATTCGCCGGTCCTCAGAAAAGATGAAAACGGCGTGTGCCATTTGACCTTAAACCGCCCAAAGGCGTACAACGCCCTGTCCATGGGCTGCATGGAGGCGCTCATCGCCCAGTTTGAGGCCCTTTCCAAAGACCCCGACATCCGCGTCGTGATCATCTCGGGGTCGGGAAAGGGTTTTTGCGCGGGCCACGATCTGAAAGAGATGATGGGAGAGGGAACCGAGGCGTTTTTCGAAAAAACATTCGCCACCTGCTCGAAAATGATGACCCTGATCCATACGCTTCCCCAGCCCGTCATCGCCAAAATTCACGGCATCGCCACCGCCGGAGGCTGCCAGCTCGTGGCCGTGTGCGACCTGGCCGTGGCCGAAGAGGGCGCCCGTTTCGCCACGCCCGGCGTGAACATCGGGCTGTTCTGCTCGACGCCCATGGTTCCCCTGTCCCGGACCGTGGCCCGGAAACACGCGCTGGAGCTGCTTTTAATGGGAGACATGATCTCCGCCCAGCGGGCCTGTGAAATGGGGCTGATCAACCGGGTGACGCCACAAGATGAGCTGGACGCCGCGGTCCTGGAAATGGCTGAAAAACTCGCCTCCAAATCCCCGCTGACGTTGAAAATCGGAAAAGGGGCCTTTTACCGGCAGATCGACATGACCCTTCACGACGCCTACGACATGTGCGTCAAAACCATCGTGGGCAACATGATGACCCACGACGCCCAGGAGGGAATCTCGGCGTTTATGGAAAAACGAAAACCCACTTGGACCGGGACTTGA